In Acidimicrobiia bacterium, the sequence GACGAGCGAGTCCGACACCAGCCCGAGCAGCGCGTAGACCGCGAGCCCGACGACGATGATGTCGGTCTGGAAGAACTCCTGCGCGTGGATCATCAGGTAGCCGATCCCGTTCGTCGCGTTGATCTGCTCGGCGAAGACGAGGATCAGCCACGCGACGGCGACCGCGAGCCGCAGCCCGACGAGGAAGTCGGGCAACGCGCCGGGGATCACGATGCGGCGGATCGTCGCGGCGCGCGACAACCCGACCGAACGCGCCAGCTCGAAGTGGCGCGGGTCGATCGCGCGCACGGCCGCGCTCGTGTTGATGTAGATCGGGAACACGACACCGAGCACGATCAGCGACACCTTCGCGGTGTTGCCGATGCCGAACCACAGCACGATGAGCGGCTGCAGACCGATGATGGGCAGGAAGCGCAGCATCTGCATCGGCGCGTCGACGACGTCTTCCCCGATGCGCGACAACCCCGCGATCAACGCGAGCACGGTCGCAACGGGAACGCCGATCACCAGCCCTTCGAGCACGCGGCGGGCCGACACCCAGATCGCGCTCGTGAGCGTGCCGTCCTGCAGCAGGTGCCAGCCGCTGCGCACGACGGTCGTCGGCGCCGCGAGCGTCTGGCTGTCGACGAGGTGCAGACCGCTCGCGACCTGCCACGCCGCGACGACGAGCA encodes:
- a CDS encoding ABC transporter permease, whose protein sequence is MTADATTDLVTLGTGAPSAGPPARSAKGVERLAGVVLVVAAWQVASGLHLVDSQTLAAPTTVVRSGWHLLQDGTLTSAIWVSARRVLEGLVIGVPVATVLALIAGLSRIGEDVVDAPMQMLRFLPIIGLQPLIVLWFGIGNTAKVSLIVLGVVFPIYINTSAAVRAIDPRHFELARSVGLSRAATIRRIVIPGALPDFLVGLRLAVAVAWLILVFAEQINATNGIGYLMIHAQEFFQTDIIVVGLAVYALLGLVSDSLVRLLERKALRWRASR